From Brassica oleracea var. oleracea cultivar TO1000 chromosome C3, BOL, whole genome shotgun sequence, a single genomic window includes:
- the LOC106331086 gene encoding uncharacterized protein LOC106331086 — MAVKTDISKAYDRLEWSFIKRVLERMGFCEVWISWVMQCITTVSYSFLVDSTAVGTVTPQRGIRQGDPLSPYIFILCGEVLSGLCKKAQQEGTLAGIRVSNHSPRINHLLFADDTMFFTKSNPLCCATLLQILQDYEYASGQKINSAKSSISFSSKTPQEVRSMVKLQLGIDKEGGVGKYLGLPEHFGRKKRTCFRDVELFNIALLGKIAWRILTKPHCLLSRILLGKYCHSKSFLSVPSQGGSSHGWKGIIAGRDLLISHLGKSIGDGESTKVWKDSWIDNGSNTRPFGPSTLQDQDLLVADLLSRETREWNVAKINKTLPELAERILQIRPSRLGTHDTYIWNLKSSGEYTTKTWYMALTQNIAEVSSPSTTNSIDWRKNRLLFEKRISTPEEALIKAIKAAREWEAAQLAPQKALKLNLRSTPEKKLPPNTITCNTDTAWIASSTKAGFGWIFFDSSDMEINRGSSNQLHVSSACMAEALAVREALLHASSLGFTKIWLRSDSQVIMRAINQKRGPTELFGVLSDIVSLSSSFQLCCFSFLPRDLNGLANSIDKAQLCA, encoded by the exons ATGGCAGTAAAGACCGACATCAGCAAAGCGTACGATCGCCTCGAGTGGTCTTTCATCAAGCGGGTACTGGAAAGGATGGGTTTCTGCGAGGTCTGGATCAGTTGGGTTATGCAATGTATCACAACGGTATCTTACTCCTTTCTCGTAGACAGCACAGCAGTTGGGACCGTCACCCCACAGCGAGGAATACGCCAAGGGGACCCGCTTTCCCCATATATCTTCATCCTATGTGGGGAAGTGCTGTCTGGCCTCTGCAAAAAAGCACAACAGGAAGGCACGCTAGCAGGAATCAGAGTCTCAAACCACAGCCCAAGGATTAATCATCTACTGTTTGCAGATGATACAATGTTTTTCACTAAATCTAATCCCCTATGCTGTGCTACTCTACTTCAAATTCTACAAGACTATGAGTATGCCTCAGGACAGAAGATCAATTCTGCTAAATCGTCAATCTCTTTCTCATCAAAAACTCCCCAGGAGGTGCGCTCAATGGTTAAACTGCAACTAGGAATAGACAAAGAGGGAGGGGTGGGGAAGTACTTGGGCTTACCAGAACATTTTGGAAGAAAAAAAAGGACTT GCTTCAGAGACGTGGAGCTATTCAACATCGCTCTACTAGGGAAGATAGCTTGGAGGATTCTTACTAAACCACACTGTCTACTCTCTCGTATTCTCCTAGGGAAATACTGTCACAGTAAATCTTTCCTATCAGTTCCATCTCAAGGGGGTTCCTCCCATGGCTGGAAGGGAATCATAGCGGGGAGAGACCTTCTAATCAGCCACCTAGGGAAATCTATTGGGGACGGGGAGAGTACTAAGGTTTGGAAGGACTCTTGGATTGATAATGGCAGCAACACCCGTCCATTTGGACCATCTACACTACAAGACCAAGATCTCTTAGTGGCTGACCTCCTATCTAGAGAGACACGGGAATGGAATGTCGCGAAGATAAATAAAACCTTACCGGAACTTGCAGAGCGCATCCTTCAAATAAGGCCGAGCCGTCTGGGGACACACGACACCTACATATGGAACCTCAAATCGTCGGGGGAGTACACGACGAAAACATGGTACATGGCACTGACACAAAACATCGCTGAAGTCTCGTCTCCTTCAACAACAAACAGTATCGACTGGAGAAA GAACCGGCTACTCTTCGAGAAAAGGATTTCGACGCCGGAGGAAGCGCTAATCAAAGCCATCAAAGCAGCACGAGAATGGGAAGCAGCACAACTCGCTCCCCAAAAGGCCCTGAAGCTGAATCTTAGATCAACACCGGAGAAAAAGCTACCACCAAACACAATCACATGTAATACCGACACGGCCTGGATCGCTTCATCAACTAAGGCGGGCTTTGGCTGGATTTTCTTCGACTCGTCTGATATGGAGATCAACAGAGGCTCATCTAACCAACTTCACGTCTCGTCTGCATGTATGGCCGAGGCTTTAGCTGTTAGAGAAGCCCTTCTCCACGCGTCCTCCCTCGGTTTCACCAAAATCTGGCTTAGATCAGATTCACAAGTGATCATGAGAGCAATCAACCAGAAACGGGGACCTACAGAGCTCTTTGGAGTACTGTCGGATATCGTTTCTCTATCTTCATCTTTTCAATTATGTTGTTTCTCGTTTCTTCCTAGAGATCTTAATGGGTTAGCGAACTCAATTGATAAAGCCCAGCTTTGTGCTTGA
- the LOC106331087 gene encoding uncharacterized protein LOC106331087 produces the protein MDSYFLIPPELPGAGGLALLWRSDIHIQIMSSNQKFIDAVICYKDMKFYSTFVYGAPEIQNRKRVWDHLTSLVDPRSEPWFLTGDFNDLIDNSEKMGGRDRPESSFSTFRTFLSSNDLFDLKHTGNFLSWRGVRHSHTVHCRLDRALANSSWSDLFPYERCHYLQYEGSDHRLVLSVFNASLRKGRRIFRYDRRLRDNPEVLKLVERAWNKDDNSHVMMKISRVRRAIADWSRIHYINSQKSIEDLKAALDTEMGSSTADDVLISNINQKLLQAYRAEEEFWKQRSRQLWLALGDQNTAFFHASTKGRRTRNRISVIENSVGIPVYEDGKIVEVISSYFQDIFTSSNPDPSDIIIRALTPCISEAMNNSLTGLPSPLEIKEALFAIHPDKASGPDGFSASFFQTNWDLVGPALVHEI, from the coding sequence ATGGATTCCTACTTTCTTATCCCTCCTGAATTGCCAGGCGCAGGCGGCTTGGCTCTCCTATGGAGATCCGATATCCATATTCAGATAATGTCCTCCAATCAAAAATTCATCGATGCTGTTATCTGTTACAAAGATATGAAGTTCTACAGTACCTTTGTTTATGGAGCCCCAGAAATACAAAATAGAAAGAGAGTTTGGGATCATCTTACTTCGCTAGTAGACCCGAGATCTGAACCCTGGTTCCTTACGGGAGATTTCAATGATCTTATAGACAACTCCGAGAAGATGGGAGGCAGAGATCGACCGGAGAGTTCCTTCAGCACCTTTCGAACATTCCTATCGTCAAACGACCTCTTTGATCTTAAACATACAGGGAATTTTCTTTCCTGGCGAGGAGTTAGACACTCACACACGGTGCACTGCAGATTGGACAGGGCTTTGGCAAATAGCTCATGGTCAGACCTTTTCCCGTACGAACGCTGCCACTATCTACAATACGAAGGGTCTGATCATCGTCTTGTTCTATCCGTGTTCAACGCATCTCTCCGCAAAGGACGTCGAATCTTTCGGTATGATAGGAGATTGCGAGACAATCCAGAGGTACTTAAACTCGTCGAGAGGGCCTGGAACAAAGATGACAACAGCCATGTGATGATGAAGATCTCCCGAGTTCGAAGGGCAATTGCGGACTGGAGCAGAATTCACTATATCAACAGCCAGAAGTCCATTGAAGATCTAAAAGCGGCTCTTGATACAGAAATGGGAAGCTCAACTGCAGATGATGTCCTCATCTCAAACATCAACCAAAAGCTCCTGCAGGCGTATAGAGCGGAGGAGGAGTTCTGGAAACAACGTAGCCGCCAACTTTGGCTAGCCCTTGGAGATCAAAACACGGCGTTTTTTCATGCTTCTACAAAGGGTCGCAGAACAAGAAACAGGATTTCAGTCATTGAGAATTCTGTAGGTATCCCGGTTTATGAGGACGGCAAGATAGTGGAGGTTATCTCCTCTTATTTTCAAGATATCTTCACCTCTTCAAACCCGGATCCCTCAGATATAATAATAAGAGCCCTTACACCTTGTATCTCTGAAGCAATGAACAACTCCCTCACCGGTTTGCCGTCACCACTAGAGATCAAAGAAGCCCTCTTTGCAATCCACCCAGATAAAGCTTCTGGTCCAGATGGCTTCTCAGCTAGCTTCTTCCAAACAAACTGGGATCTGGTGGGACCTGCATTGGTCCACGAAATTTGA